Proteins co-encoded in one Deltaproteobacteria bacterium genomic window:
- a CDS encoding methyltransferase domain-containing protein: protein MTLRDRCAGLAAALLRRPSYQDRLRMLIERHAPGHSFVDVGCMWNVDGAYAFHALDKGAVQVTGVDVQEATERFHAENARRGPRVTFVQGDINDPTLPGRLGKVDVVFCSGVLYHMPNPLTTVEQLRALCRRTLILGSATIPEQDIPQLAVYYPFLDARFHRKLVRRIAGVKFGLDTPFRHDWYYANWFWGFTPSCIRAMLATVGFETLEVYTWGRAACFVCAPRDETSSPS, encoded by the coding sequence ATGACGCTGAGGGACCGCTGCGCAGGCCTGGCCGCGGCGCTGCTGCGCCGGCCCTCGTACCAGGACCGCCTTCGGATGCTGATCGAACGCCACGCGCCCGGCCACTCGTTCGTGGACGTCGGCTGCATGTGGAACGTCGACGGGGCCTACGCCTTCCACGCGCTCGACAAGGGAGCCGTGCAGGTGACGGGCGTCGACGTGCAGGAAGCCACCGAGCGATTCCATGCGGAGAATGCGCGTCGAGGCCCGCGCGTCACCTTCGTGCAAGGCGACATCAACGATCCGACCCTTCCCGGGCGGCTGGGCAAGGTCGACGTCGTGTTCTGCTCGGGCGTCCTCTACCACATGCCCAACCCCCTCACGACCGTGGAGCAGCTTCGCGCCCTTTGCCGCCGCACTCTCATCCTCGGCTCCGCGACGATCCCCGAGCAGGATATCCCGCAGCTCGCGGTCTACTATCCCTTTCTCGACGCCCGCTTTCACCGCAAGCTCGTGCGGCGGATCGCCGGGGTCAAATTCGGGCTCGATACGCCCTTCCGCCACGACTGGTACTATGCGAACTGGTTCTGGGGATTCACGCCCAGCTGCATTCGGGCCATGCTGGCGACGGTCGGCTTCGAGACGCTGGAGGTCTACACGTGGGGCCGTGCGGCGTGCTTCGTGTGCGCGCCTCGGGACGAAACTTCATCCCCGAGCTGA
- a CDS encoding class I SAM-dependent methyltransferase — MRPLTLKALKALNRTVGPLLPPGLLARTYPQGRIHVDDQMLRSEAPEDVRHYFNTGPLAVAEIDDALRLAGRRFDDITSCLLLPSGYGRVARTLRTRMPASRITAADVDRQAVRFCVREFGLKGLVVPSDPRRARFPDNYDLIFVGSLLTHLPAATGLALLDVLVGVLCPAGLLMFTTQGESCLAHLDWYGPEFVAAETEFRRALAEYGVGFVPYRRWAVYGITLHARRYVERVMSERFAPGIVLLRFKERGWTAHQDVWSYVRAA; from the coding sequence GTGCGCCCCCTCACACTGAAGGCTTTGAAGGCGCTCAACCGGACTGTCGGCCCGCTCCTGCCGCCCGGCCTCCTCGCGCGCACGTACCCGCAGGGGCGCATCCACGTCGATGACCAGATGCTCCGATCCGAGGCGCCCGAGGATGTGCGGCACTACTTCAACACGGGACCGCTCGCCGTGGCCGAGATCGACGACGCGCTCAGGCTCGCCGGTCGGCGGTTCGACGACATCACTTCGTGCCTGCTGTTGCCTTCGGGCTACGGGCGCGTCGCGCGAACGCTACGGACCCGGATGCCCGCCTCGCGCATCACGGCGGCCGACGTGGACCGGCAGGCGGTACGCTTCTGCGTGCGTGAGTTCGGCTTGAAAGGCCTCGTCGTGCCCTCCGATCCACGCCGGGCGCGCTTCCCGGACAACTACGATCTCATCTTCGTCGGGTCCTTGCTCACGCACCTGCCCGCGGCGACTGGCCTCGCGCTACTGGACGTGCTCGTCGGGGTGCTCTGCCCGGCCGGCCTGCTGATGTTCACGACGCAGGGGGAGTCATGCCTTGCGCACCTCGACTGGTATGGGCCGGAGTTCGTGGCGGCGGAGACCGAATTCCGCCGCGCGCTCGCAGAGTATGGGGTTGGGTTCGTCCCTTATCGGCGCTGGGCAGTTTACGGCATCACGCTGCACGCGCGAAGGTACGTGGAGAGGGTAATGTCCGAGCGCTTCGCGCCTGGAATCGTGCTCCTCCGCTTCAAGGAGCGCGGCTGGACCGCGCATCAGGATGTCTGGTCCTACGTCCGGGCCGCGTAG
- a CDS encoding glycosyltransferase, which yields MSAATATVAIPTRNRRARLIPLLERLIPQAADVGADILVVDNGSSDGTVEAVRALAGDRVRCIVEPGAGATRARNAGARAARGEVVAFIDDDALPRPGWLAALLDPFSDGRVGCVGARVRLRFEGAGPAWINDALAAYLAAYDLGDDPVDLATRPRHEAPRGLNMAVRRGALLEVGGFDVRLGPRGSRPSVGEESELCLRLLGRGYGVRYDPRAEVEHLVDPARLDAAWFLRRAFWTGWGEGFIDARYQALRKVAGRVRWHYGRALLGLPHAASPGYERNRLSAACGRREACGYILAFLRYRAWWSGRVGMQRGAASARAKSADA from the coding sequence ATGAGCGCGGCCACCGCAACCGTTGCCATCCCGACCCGCAATCGCCGCGCCCGGCTGATCCCGCTCCTCGAACGGCTGATCCCGCAAGCAGCAGACGTCGGCGCGGACATCCTGGTGGTCGACAACGGCTCGAGCGACGGCACCGTCGAAGCGGTGCGCGCGCTCGCGGGGGACAGGGTCCGCTGCATCGTCGAACCGGGCGCGGGCGCAACTCGGGCACGTAACGCCGGGGCGCGCGCGGCGCGCGGCGAGGTGGTGGCCTTCATCGACGACGATGCCCTGCCCCGTCCCGGCTGGCTCGCGGCCCTCCTCGATCCGTTCTCCGACGGGCGCGTCGGCTGCGTGGGTGCGCGCGTCCGGCTGCGCTTCGAAGGGGCGGGCCCCGCATGGATCAACGACGCCCTCGCAGCCTACCTGGCGGCCTATGATCTCGGCGACGACCCCGTCGACCTCGCGACCAGACCCCGCCACGAGGCCCCCCGGGGCCTCAACATGGCCGTCCGACGAGGAGCCCTGCTGGAGGTGGGAGGCTTCGACGTCCGTCTCGGGCCCCGCGGCAGCCGGCCGAGCGTCGGCGAGGAGAGCGAGCTCTGCCTGCGGCTTCTCGGACGGGGCTACGGCGTCCGATACGATCCCCGCGCCGAGGTCGAGCACCTGGTGGATCCGGCACGGCTCGACGCCGCGTGGTTCCTGCGCCGAGCATTCTGGACGGGCTGGGGGGAGGGGTTCATCGACGCTCGGTACCAGGCGCTGCGCAAGGTTGCGGGGCGCGTCCGCTGGCACTACGGACGCGCGCTGCTCGGGCTGCCCCATGCGGCCTCGCCGGGGTACGAGCGCAACCGGCTCTCCGCGGCGTGCGGGAGGCGCGAGGCGTGCGGCTACATCCTCGCGTTCCTCCGCTACAGAGCCTGGTGGAGCGGTCGCGTCGGGATGCAGCGAGGCGCCGCCAGCGCCCGCGCCAAGTCAGCCGATGCCTAG
- a CDS encoding methyltransferase domain-containing protein, whose product MRPRRGTSATGSPRRAGGARRAATSSRSSATEPGGAVASGCSEAPPAPAPSQPMPRVPTIGSFPLLDRAARYFPIRRLLREHMSPGDRLLEVGSGPFGIGWFHRCAFVGCDMEFELPPTPPLVPVIAQARSLPFPDASFDAVVLSDVLEHVDPAARSNVLREALRVTRKLAVIGFPCGPDALRVDRSLYQEYRRRSLSPPRWLEEHMRNGFPDERVLDELPGTWKVLTCSNESVRFHEWMMMSQLSFARRVAFRAALMLVPAVVERLLRYADGTPPYRRIFVVTPASA is encoded by the coding sequence ATGCGGCCTCGCCGGGGTACGAGCGCAACCGGCTCTCCGCGGCGTGCGGGAGGCGCGAGGCGTGCGGCTACATCCTCGCGTTCCTCCGCTACAGAGCCTGGTGGAGCGGTCGCGTCGGGATGCAGCGAGGCGCCGCCAGCGCCCGCGCCAAGTCAGCCGATGCCTAGGGTTCCAACGATCGGCTCGTTTCCGCTTCTCGATCGCGCTGCTCGCTACTTTCCCATCCGTCGACTCCTCCGGGAACACATGTCGCCCGGCGACAGGCTCCTCGAGGTCGGCTCCGGACCGTTCGGCATCGGCTGGTTCCACCGCTGCGCCTTCGTCGGCTGCGACATGGAGTTCGAGCTGCCCCCGACTCCACCGCTCGTGCCGGTCATCGCTCAAGCGCGCAGCCTGCCGTTTCCGGACGCATCCTTCGACGCCGTCGTCCTGTCGGACGTCCTGGAGCACGTCGATCCGGCAGCTCGCTCCAACGTCCTGCGCGAGGCTCTTCGAGTGACGAGGAAGCTGGCCGTGATCGGCTTCCCCTGCGGGCCGGACGCGCTCAGGGTCGATCGAAGCCTCTACCAGGAATACCGCAGGAGGAGCCTGTCGCCGCCGCGCTGGCTGGAGGAGCACATGCGCAACGGTTTCCCGGACGAGCGCGTGCTGGACGAACTACCGGGGACGTGGAAGGTGCTCACGTGCAGCAACGAGTCGGTGCGGTTCCACGAGTGGATGATGATGAGCCAGCTGTCCTTCGCGCGCCGCGTCGCATTCAGAGCGGCGCTGATGCTCGTGCCGGCCGTCGTGGAACGGTTGCTTCGGTACGCCGACGGCACGCCGCCCTACCGGCGCATCTTCGTGGTCACACCGGCCTCGGCATGA